In one Juglans regia cultivar Chandler chromosome 11, Walnut 2.0, whole genome shotgun sequence genomic region, the following are encoded:
- the LOC109011484 gene encoding U-box domain-containing protein 44-like, whose translation MANSWDGSFDLGSQSDESGHFERLYLEPIYDAFVCPLTKQVMRDPVTLENGQTFEREAIEKWFKECRESARKLVCPLTLKELKSTDLKPSIALRNTIEEWTARNEAVQIDMARKSLNLGSSDSDILQALKCVQYVCQKSRSNKHIPRNAGLIPLIVDMLKSSSRKVRCKTLETLRIVVEDDDENKKMLAEGDTVRTIVKFLSHELSKEREEAVSLLYELSKSETLCEKIGSVNGAILILVGMTSSNSEDLLTVEKADKTLENLEKCENNVRQMAENGRLQPLLMQLLEGPPETKLSMAAYLGELGLNNDVKVIVANTVGPSLINIMRNGNIQSREAALKALNQISSYEASAKVLIEAGILPPLVKDLFAVGSNHLPMRLKEVSATILANVVSSGYDCDSIPVGSDHQTLVSEDIVHNLLHLISNTGPAIECKLLQVLVGLTNSPTTVVNVVSAIKSSGAAISLVQFIEAPQRDLRLASIKLLKNLSSLMGQELADALRGSVGQLSSLIKIISENIGISEEQAAAVGLLAELPERDLGLTRQMLDEGAFRMIFSRVVNIRQGETRGSRFVTPFLEGLVQVLARVTFVLADEPDCIAFCREENVAALFIELLQANGLDNVQMISATALENLSLESKNLTTLPELPAPGFCASIFTCFSKQQVITGLCRLHRGTCSLKESFCLLEGQAVAKLVALLDHTNEKVVEAALAALSTLLDDGVDIEQGVTVLNEVEGIKPILDVLLEKRTDNLRRRAVWAVERLLRTEDIAYEVSGDPNVTTALVDAFQHADYRTRQIAERALKHVDKIPNFSGIFPNMG comes from the exons ATGGCTAATAGCTGGGATGGGAGTTTTGACCTTGGCAGCCAATCAGACGAGAGCGGTCATTTTGAAAGACTATACCTTGAGCCTATTTATGATGCATTTGTCTGCCCATTGACAAAGCAAGTTATGCGTGATCCTGTTACCTTAGAGAATGGGCAAACTTTTGAACGAGAAGCAATTGAAAAGTGGTTCAAGGAATGCAGGGAGAGTGCAAGAAAGCTGGTGTGTCCGTTAACGCTGAAGGAATTAAAAAGCACAGATCTGAAACCTAGTATAGCTTTGAGGAACACTATTGAAGAGTGGACTGCTAGGAATGAAGCTGTTCAGATTGATATGGCTCGTAAGTCATTGAATCTGGGGAGTTCAGATAGTGATATTCTGCAGGCTTTGAAGTGTGTCCAGTACGTCTGCCAAAAGAGCAGATCCAATAAGCATATCCCACGTAATGCAGGGTTGATACCCTTGATTGTTGACATGTTAAAGAGCAGCAGCCGTAAAGTTCGGTGTAAAACTCTAGAAACTCTTCGAATTGTggtggaggatgatgatgagaataag AAAATGTTGGCTGAGGGAGACACTGTGCGCACTATAGTAAAGTTCTTGTCCCATGAACTCTCCAAAGAGAGGGAGGAAGCTGTATCTTTGCTGTATGAGCTCTCCAAATCCGAAACATTGTGTGAGAAGATTGGCTCAGTTAATGGAGCAATTCTTATCTTGGTTGGAATGACAAGCAGCAATTCAGAGGATCTTTTAACTGTTGAAAAGGCTGATAAAACGCTAGAAAATTTGGAGAAGTGTGAGAACAATGTGCGGCAGATGGCTGAAAATGGCAGACTGCAGCCTCTTCTGATGCAACTCCTTGAAG GGCCACCAGAAACCAAACTGTCCATGGCTGCATATCTTGGTGAGCTAGGCTTGAACAATGATGTAAAAGTCATTGTGGCCAACACCGTCGGTCCATCTTTGATTAATATAATGAGAAATGGTAATATTCAGTCAAGAGAAGCTGCTTTAAAAGCTCTAAACCAGATCTCATCTTATGAGGCAAGTGCCAAGGTGTTGATAGAGGCTGGGATACTTCCCCCTCTTGTGAAGGATCTCTTTGCTGTTGGTTCCAATCATCTTCCCATGAGACTAAAAGAGGTTTCTGCAACAATTCTTGCTAATGTTGTGAGCTCGGGTTATGACTGTGATTCTATCCCAGTTGGATCCGACCACCAGACTCTGGTCTCAGAAGACATAGTCCATAACCTACTACATCTCATTAGCAACACAGGTCCAGCAATCGAGTGCAAGCTTCTCCAGGTTCTTGTTGGGCTCACTAACTCTCCAACTACCGTTGTTAATGTTGTTTCTGCCATCAAAAGCTCTGGTGCTGCTATCAGTTTGGTTCAGTTTATTGAGGCTCCACAGAGAGATTTGCGTTTAGCTTCCATTAAACTTCTGAAGAACCTCTCCTCACTCATGGGTCAGGAATTGGCTGATGCCCTGCGCGGCTCAGTCGGCCAGCTCAGCAGCCtaattaaaatcatatcagAAAATATAGGAATCAGTGAAGAGCAGGCTGCAGCTGTTGGCCTTTTAGCTGAACTTCCGGAGAGGGACTTGGGCCTTACCAGGCAGATGCTGGATGAGGGTGCCTTTCGGATGATCTTCTCTAGAGTTGTTAATATCCGTCAAGGAGAGACTAGGGGCAGTCGATTTGTCACTCCATTTCTAGAAGGGCTTGTACAGGTTCTTGCGAGGGTTACATTTGTCTTGGCTGATGAACCTGACTGCATTGCTTTCTGCCGTGAGGAGAATGTCGCTGCATTGTTTATTGAACTGCTTCAGGCCAATGGACTAGACAATGTACAGATGATCTCTGCCACAGCGCTGGAGAACTTATCACTAGAATCCAAGAATTTGACAACATTGCCCGAGTTGCCAGCACCTGGTTTTTGTGCCTCAATCTTCACATGTTTTAGCAAACAGCAGGTCATAACTGGATTGTGTAGGCTTCATCGAGGAACATGTTCACTAAAAGAATCCTTTTGCCTTCTGGAAGGACAGGCCGTGGCAAAGTTAGTCGCTCTTTTAGACCATACAAATGAGAAGGTGGTTGAGGCAGCACTGGCGGCATTATCTACTTTACTGGATGATGGTGTTGACATTGAACAAGGCGTAACAGTGCTGAATGAGGTAGAGGGAATCAAACCTATACTCGATGTTTTACTCGAGAAACGAACAGATAATCTGAGGAGGAGGGCAGTTTGGGCTGTTGAAAGACTTTTGCGAACTGAAGATATAGCCTATGAAGTTTCTGGAGATCCAAATGTGACTACAGCACTTGTTGATGCATTTCAGCATGCTGATTACCGAACCCGGCAGATTGCCGAGCGTGCCTTGAAGCATGTCGATAAGATACCAAACTTCTCTGGAATCTTTCCAAATATGGGATAG
- the LOC109011483 gene encoding uncharacterized protein At5g43822 isoform X1, with product MEAMVKKYQQKFRKVRDEMNRWDELQSRLISQFRNASSIIERLQNVKFWASVVCDQVLQDPSNYGALNCIDGIRDEVLRKQMESLEINFLSMKRTMEEFHGIVFSIEKIHRDSKQQIKGGSSKPNAKQLQQRVGVKPSLVDCLDGLLVLYDMHHSEYRLKASVVSALSALTLKPSASDLCALQQLLVDQPNIPKEEVQFIFDIIFAEEIC from the exons ATGGAGGCGATGGTGAAGAAATATCAGCAAAAATTCAGAAAGGTTAGGGACGAAATGAACCGTTGGGACGAGCTTCAATCTCGCTTAATTTCACAGTTCAGGAATGCCTCCTCCATCATCGAGAGGCTGCAG AATGTTAAATTTTGGGCGTCTGTTGTCTGCGATCAGGTGCTTCAAGACCCTAGCAATTATGGTGCTCTGAATTGTATCGACGGCATCAGGGACGAGGTGCTGAGAAAGCAGATGGAGTCTTTAGAAATAAATTTCCTTTCTATGAAGAGAACCAT GGAAGAGTTTCATGGTATTGTTTTTTCAATTGAGAAGATTCATCGAGACAGTAAACAGCAAATTAAAGGTGGTTCCAGTAAGCCAAATGCAAAGCAACTGCAGCAACGAGTTGGCGTAAAACCCAGCCTTGTTGATTGCTTGGATGGGCTTTTAGTTCTTTATGACATGCACCATTCAGA GTACCGTCTCAAAGCATCAGTGGTTTCAGCACTATCAGCACTTACCTTGAAACCCAG TGCCAGTGATCTATGTGCTCTCCAGCAGCTCCTGGTTGATCAGCCTAATATCCCCAAAGAGGAAG ttcaATTCATATTTGATATCATATTTGCTGAAGAAATCTGTTGA
- the LOC109011483 gene encoding uncharacterized protein At5g43822 isoform X3: MEAMVKKYQQKFRKVRDEMNRWDELQSRLISQFRNASSIIERLQVLQDPSNYGALNCIDGIRDEVLRKQMESLEINFLSMKRTMEEFHGIVFSIEKIHRDSKQQIKGGSSKPNAKQLQQRVGVKPSLVDCLDGLLVLYDMHHSEYRLKASVVSALSALTLKPSASDLCALQQLLVDQPNIPKEEVQFIFDIIFAEEIC, translated from the exons ATGGAGGCGATGGTGAAGAAATATCAGCAAAAATTCAGAAAGGTTAGGGACGAAATGAACCGTTGGGACGAGCTTCAATCTCGCTTAATTTCACAGTTCAGGAATGCCTCCTCCATCATCGAGAGGCTGCAG GTGCTTCAAGACCCTAGCAATTATGGTGCTCTGAATTGTATCGACGGCATCAGGGACGAGGTGCTGAGAAAGCAGATGGAGTCTTTAGAAATAAATTTCCTTTCTATGAAGAGAACCAT GGAAGAGTTTCATGGTATTGTTTTTTCAATTGAGAAGATTCATCGAGACAGTAAACAGCAAATTAAAGGTGGTTCCAGTAAGCCAAATGCAAAGCAACTGCAGCAACGAGTTGGCGTAAAACCCAGCCTTGTTGATTGCTTGGATGGGCTTTTAGTTCTTTATGACATGCACCATTCAGA GTACCGTCTCAAAGCATCAGTGGTTTCAGCACTATCAGCACTTACCTTGAAACCCAG TGCCAGTGATCTATGTGCTCTCCAGCAGCTCCTGGTTGATCAGCCTAATATCCCCAAAGAGGAAG ttcaATTCATATTTGATATCATATTTGCTGAAGAAATCTGTTGA
- the LOC109011485 gene encoding F-box/kelch-repeat protein At5g42350-like translates to MPIGKFSDGYHCNLRDSEWVCAFSGKRLENRMFSEKLTGEESLGQDFEALSVSKRLFRSVSQKWKKKSKGGGEEEDDVRGVSLRCLTLYGRGGGCKVGADTSGEFRDPSSRRRSSSSEEGKGYKMICGTEETGVDCFSYGVKEKFWKKTSKKDFELEESVRNSRMHIFLPDDILEMCLVRLPLTSLMTARLVCKKWRYLTTTPRFLHMRREGSHQNPWLFLFGAVKDGYCSGEIHALDVSLDQWRRIDADILKGRFMFSVSSIQDDIYIVGGCSSLTNFGMLDRSSFKTHKGVLVFSPLTKSWRKAASMKYGRSTPILGVSKVSSDFSIYQSHQNRHDRRFSRSRVGGVSDVYEDPHRLSLRRQCRNALEENEASLLPNKKSYKFTRQKSDQLGTKGCRRFVLIAVGGLGSWDEPLDSGEIYDSASNKWAEIQRMPVDLGIVCSGVFCKGVFYVYSETDKLAGYDIERGYWIRVQMTPFPSYVHEYHPKLVSCNGRLFMLSVSWCEGDGQIGRRNKAVRKLWELDLMYLTWTEASVHPDAPMDWNAAFVGDRNLIFGVEMFKIFGQVLDFLTVCDVSDHGAKWSHITRNHVTHEFDASSCTTKSLAVLHL, encoded by the coding sequence ATGCCGATAGGCAAGTTTAGTGATGGGTATCATTGCAATTTGCGAGATAGTGAGTGGGTATGTGCTTTTTCTGGCAAAAGACTAGAGAACAGAATGTTTTCTGAGAAACTGACTGGAGAAGAATCTCTTGGtcaagattttgaggctttgagTGTGTCGAAACGTCTCTTCAGAAGTGTAAGCCAGAAGTGGAAGAAGAAGTCCAAaggtggaggagaagaagaggatgatgtGCGGGGGGTTTCTTTGAGATGTCTTACTTTATATGGTAGAGGTGGGGGCTGCAAAGTGGGGGCTGACACTAGTGGTGAATTTCGGGATCCAAGTAGCAGAAGAAGGTCAAGTTCCAGTGAAGAAGGAAAGGGATACAAAATGATATGTGGCACTGAGGAAACTGGGGTGGATTGCTTCTCATATGGGGTGAAGGAGAAGTTTTGGAAGAAAACTAGTAAAAAAGATTTTGAACTTGAAGAATCCGTAAGAAACAGTAGAATGCACATATTTCTTCCAGATGATATTCTGGAAATGTGCTTGGTGAGGCTTCCACTGACAAGTCTTATGACTGCCCGCCTTGTCTGCAAGAAATGGCGATACCTAACTACCACTCCTAGGTTCCTGCATATGAGACGGGAAGGTTCACATCAGAATCCATGGTTGTTTCTTTTTGGTGCTGTTAAAGATGGCTATTGCTCTGGCGAGATACATGCATTAGATGTTTCTCTAGACCAATGGCGTAGGATAGATGCTGATATTCTAAAGGGAAGGTTCATGTTCTCTGTTTCCAGCATTCAGGATGATATATATATCGTTGGAGGTTGTTCCAGCTTGACCAACTTTGGGATGTTGGACAGGAGCTCATTCAAGACACATAAAGGGGTGCTAGTGTTTAGTCCCTTGACTAAATCATGGCGTAAAGCTGCATCTATGAAGTATGGGAGGTCAACGCCTATTTTAGGGGTTTCCAAGGTCAGTTCAGATTTTTCAATCTatcaaagtcatcaaaatcGGCATGATAGACGCTTTTCCAGATCACGGGTTGGTGGGGTTTCAGATGTTTATGAGGATCCTCACAGGCTTTCACTAAGAAGACAATGCAGAAATGCTTTGGAAGAAAACGAGGCTTCATTGTTGCCCAATAAAAAGTCATACAAATTTACTAGGCAAAAAAGTGATCAGTTGGGCACAAAGGGCTGTCGAAGGTTTGTGCTGATTGCTGTTGGAGGTCTTGGATCTTGGGATGAGCCTTTGGATTCTGGAGAAATCTATGACTCTGCATCAAATAAATGGGCAGAAATCCAGAGGATGCCTGTAGATTTGGGAATTGTTTGTTCTGGTGTTTTTTGTAAAGGTGTCTTTTATGTATATTCTGAGACTGATAAACTTGCAGGATATGACATAGAAAGGGGTTACTGGATTCGGGTCCAAATGACTCCTTTCCCATCCTATGTTCACGAGTACCATCCAAAACTTGTATCTTGTAATGGGCGGCTGTTCATGCTTTCTGTCTCCTGGTGTGAAGGAGACGGTCAAATAGGCCGAAGAAACAAGGCTGTTAGGAAACTATGGGAACTGGATCTCATGTATCTTACATGGACTGAGGCCTCGGTACATCCTGATGCTCCAATGGACTGGAATGCTGCATTTGTCGGGGACAGAAACCTGATATTTGGGGTTGAAATGTTCAAAATATTTGGTCAGGTCTTGGATTTCTTGACTGTATGTGACGTGTCTGATCATGGGGCTAAATGGAGCCATATTACAAGGAATCATGTAACTCATGAATTTGATGCTTCTTCATGCACAACAAAATCACTGGCAGTGCTACATCTGTGA
- the LOC109011483 gene encoding uncharacterized protein At5g43822 isoform X2: protein MEAMVKKYQQKFRKVRDEMNRWDELQSRLISQFRNASSIIERLQNVKFWASVVCDQVLQDPSNYGALNCIDGIRDEVLRKQMESLEINFLSMKRTMEEFHGIVFSIEKIHRDSKQQIKGGSSKPNAKQLQQRVGVKPSLVDCLDGLLVLYDMHHSEYRLKASVVSALSALTLKPSASDLCALQQLLVDQPNIPKEEAYLVPGVKSGIVF from the exons ATGGAGGCGATGGTGAAGAAATATCAGCAAAAATTCAGAAAGGTTAGGGACGAAATGAACCGTTGGGACGAGCTTCAATCTCGCTTAATTTCACAGTTCAGGAATGCCTCCTCCATCATCGAGAGGCTGCAG AATGTTAAATTTTGGGCGTCTGTTGTCTGCGATCAGGTGCTTCAAGACCCTAGCAATTATGGTGCTCTGAATTGTATCGACGGCATCAGGGACGAGGTGCTGAGAAAGCAGATGGAGTCTTTAGAAATAAATTTCCTTTCTATGAAGAGAACCAT GGAAGAGTTTCATGGTATTGTTTTTTCAATTGAGAAGATTCATCGAGACAGTAAACAGCAAATTAAAGGTGGTTCCAGTAAGCCAAATGCAAAGCAACTGCAGCAACGAGTTGGCGTAAAACCCAGCCTTGTTGATTGCTTGGATGGGCTTTTAGTTCTTTATGACATGCACCATTCAGA GTACCGTCTCAAAGCATCAGTGGTTTCAGCACTATCAGCACTTACCTTGAAACCCAG TGCCAGTGATCTATGTGCTCTCCAGCAGCTCCTGGTTGATCAGCCTAATATCCCCAAAGAGGAAG CATATCTTGTACCGGGAGTAAAGAGTGGAATCGTTTTTTGA